TGAAAACAAGTCCACAGCGAAATAAGGTAGGTCAGGTACACATCCGTACTAACTCTTCTGTGAACATAAGCCTTGATGTTCAAGACATGACTGCACTGCTAGATGTTGTCCTGATAAACTCAGAAAGTTACACACTTTAGACCCGTTTACAGAACAAGAGTGAATTATCCTGTGCACCCATAGATTAGACATGTTAATATTAGCATGCCAATGTGGGAAGgtttattattttataaaaaatCTAACAAGAGTACTTTCAACTTTCATTGCATGACTCAAATACAGATatcacttttctttaaaaaataatcacaacACTAACTCAAATAACCTTTCCAGATGCAAACTACCTACTTTGTCAGAGCACTTTTTCGCTGACGTTCTTTTTCAATTTGCAGATACCGAGTTTGTTCTTCAATAGTCTTTTCCCAGAAGTTTCTCAGGTCACTAGTTTCGCATCCCCGAACTTCATGACGTATATACTGGCTATTCATTTTCTCTACAGGAGAAATCTGAAACAACCACAAGACAAGTTATTGGTTCCTCATCTGTTTTCATGGCTAAAGCACACTCTTGCTGATGTGGATTTTCATAGAACAGTCTGGTTTTTTGTAGGATCAGCATAACAGTGGACATGACTCACTATTTAAGCTTTTCATTCCTAGATCTGACACTTGACGATATGCTGTCTGCAATTATTTGAATTTTTACTTGTTCACCTCAAATATCTCTCACCTTCATCTACCTGTGACCTTTAAGCTCACAGTTCTGTTGCATTCTCTAGCTTAGTGATTAAGATACCTTTTACTGTACTCATCAATGGAAATATAAAAATTGCCAGATCTAGTGGGATTTTTCCTCGCTGTTTTCATATATGTAAAATTATAAAGTGACTATTGTAGATTAAgattaaaacaatgaaaaaaaagagcTCTGATGATTTGCTGTTAATCATTATAACAACTTAGCTTTATTTGGCAATGGAGAAAATTTACATGTACGAAAGTATGTAAATAATTTTATAAGATGCGGACTTGCAAAAGCCACTTTACTTATTAAATATTTCTCCCTCTTCTGCAATTTTCAAAACAGAGCAAATTCATTGAATATATTTAATATCTCTCTCTGTTCTATACTTCCCACTTCATTTAATAtaatcttaaaaataaatttcagagtGAATCCTACCATAAGAAAAGAATATCTGTCTCAGGATGACTCTTCATGGGCTAACAGTCAAGCCCCTGTATACCACATTATGGCCAGAAAATCatataattattttcaaaacttCATTAAATATTGAATGAGTATATCCATGCTACCTTCCAAATTGCTGTGTGGTTTTGCATGAGCATGCCATTATAA
The Patagioenas fasciata isolate bPatFas1 chromosome Z, bPatFas1.hap1, whole genome shotgun sequence DNA segment above includes these coding regions:
- the LOC136114698 gene encoding protein FAM240B-like; translated protein: MNSQYIRHEVRGCETSDLRNFWEKTIEEQTRYLQIEKERQRKSALTKLRNEWMERLEKRIKMLRTQPEDPSS